From the Vanacampus margaritifer isolate UIUO_Vmar chromosome 14, RoL_Vmar_1.0, whole genome shotgun sequence genome, the window ACCGACAACAAACGCTGGAAATGTTCCCAGTGTGGGAAAACGTTTGTGTACAAGTCACTTTTGAAAACGCATATGATATcacacactggggagaaacccTTTGTCTGCTCAGATTGCGGTAAGAGATTCTCTCATAAGGGACACTTGAGAACAcacgcaaaaacacacactggtgagaaaccttttgcctgctcagtttgcggTCAAAGATTTTCTCAGAATGGAAACTTAAGGACACACTTAAGAaagcacactggagagaagccttttggcTGCTCAGTTTGCGGTCAAAGCTTCTCTACACAGGTGagcttaaaaacacacacaagaacacacacgggTGAGAAACCGTTTGCCTGTTTAGTCTGTGATCAAAGATTCTCGGAAAGGGCAAACTTGAGATCGCACACAAGAacgcacactggagaaaaaccttttgcctgtgCAATATGTGGGCAGGGATTCTctcagaagggaagcttaacGATACACATAAGAACCCATACTggtgagaagccttttgcctgctcagcttgtggtcaaagattctcGGAAAAGGGAACCTTGATAAAACACGCGAGAACACACagtggtgagaaaccttttgtctgctcagtttgtggtcagcCTTTTTCTCAGAAGGGAAACCTAAAGGTACACGCAAGAACCCACACTCGTGAGAGTGGTCAAAGATTTTCTAATGAGAGACGTTGAGAGCGTGTTGGCCATTAATGAAgctcaaaatgaaaaataagtaCAGGAATAACTGATGTTTTCTGGAGCTTCCTGTGCACAAGTAATGCGAATTGCCATTCATgcaaagaagtaaaaaaataacaattatatatatatggtttGTCCAATGCTCTGTTGGTCAAtaagatgagaaaaaaagtgactgaGAAAGTTATTTGTCAATGTATTGAATAAAGAATCAccccaacatttatttttgtactgtgGTTTTTATTGGATGTAAAGCACGCACAATGTGCTTGTCCCATTGAGAAACTTTCgcattatttttgggggaaacccTATCTATAATTCAAAGTCCTTGTTTTGTACtctcctttgaaaccctagttcaaAACCATACGTTGAGCCTGTAACGTCAGTTTAAaacactcatttgaaaccccaaaaccTCATTTTGAAACCCccaaaatagataaaaaatcgATGTCGTTTCAGTTCTAATGAAGTCCAATTGTTCTGTATCGAACATTTTACTCGACGCCAACAGATGCACAGTCCACATTTTGAGACGTCAATAATTTAGACGTCACGCACTTCATTAAAGTAGGAAAGGACGCCCAGTGTCGAGACTTCGATACGTTTAgacgatttttttattttatgaaacgcCTGTGGTTTCCGGACAGCGTGTATTGCAGCACGGGCATATGTCGCAGCACTTCTACGTCACATCCGCTCAAGTTGCGGCACTTGTGACACAACAATGCACAGGACTAGACATGGTCATGATTTCTctcaatgcaaataaataaataagcaaacgTGTTATTCtgcatttgatcacattttttggggagatTATTTCGTTTCGTTTCTTGTACTAGTCTTAGTGACATAAATTTTGTTCAAGTAGACTTGCCGTATATATCACGTGACTCAGGCCCTCTTTTTAGGTAGCTACGAGCGCCACACTAAATAATTCGTCCCGAATTCGTACTAAATGTACTCAAACCTCGACAGTGTGTGTCCGTcgctattttttctttctttctttctttttttttttaggtaaatataatttttaaatttcttgTCCGGTTATAATCGTCTCAATGCTCATCGAGACTTCTCGGtttgcttagcttagcttagcttatcttgctagcagctagcaaAGGAGACGCGTTTGTTACACACAAACAATCTTAAAGTTATCGTGAATATCGTGTGGAAATGTACGCAAGAACGACAATCAAGTACGAAGAGgagctttgtggagcacaagaagagaacgagcgacaacgtCGACTGCTGGACGCTGATTGCGAGCAGCCTCGAGCTGGGTTAAGCAAAACAGGTTTGTCACTTCTTTAAGTCAATACTTTTCAACGATGTTcccgtgtttgtttttaacggCGACCGTATCCGTTTGGTACACTAACTTAAGAATATTTTAAATTTCAGACATTTGTTTAAAAGTGAACTTCAACTCATTAAACCTTCTCTTATTACTTGTTGCACATATGTTATGCACGAAAAGAACAGTTAAATACTATGTTggggattttgcactttagtGGGGCTCCCAGTAAGAGGCAAATGTTTCGAAAACTGCCACTCGCTTACAACATATTtctggttagtttttcaaaggttggattttttggggggtcatatTGTCGCAGTCGGACATCCGGGCATTTATGAGTCACCAGCCACAGCAACGCATATCGAAAAGTAAGTCAAGTAAATATCGAAAGGATGAAGACTTGGAACCTCTTCAAGAGGACTCAGCGCCCCCTCGTGTCACAGAGGAGGGAGATTTCATAGCGTATCACTCGACTGGTGTCCATTTGCAGACTGAAGATGAAGGTCATTACgaagagaacaaaggggcggagtcaggctgaaagagagagagaaaaatagtcGAGTAATTgaaagtattgtgtaataaagtataaataaataaaattaacctcgaaagctcatgtatgaaatGAATTGACAATTGGCATTTTTACTTCGTTAGATAAAATGCTTTGTCAATTTTagtttgacttattttgttagtttacaATAACTAAAAACCTTGCAACAGAcgtaactttttttgtgtttgtttgtcttgtgttttaCAGACGTCATTGAAAAAAATCTTCGTCCTGACATTAAAGAGGAGGCGTCGTCGAAGGCCCTTCGCgtcaaagaggaggaggatttcacagagtttcCCGTGACTGGTGTCCATTTGATGACTGAAGATGGAGGTCACgatgaagagaacaaaggggTGGAGCCTGCGAGCAGCAGCTCAAGTCAACAACACATGACCACAGAAATTGATGACGGCCGCCCTCAACAGTCACAAGCAGACAGCTGGTTAGCGCCGATGTCAGATAGTGACGACACGTCACACTCTCATCACACCGATGACAACGAACAGTCAGAAGGTGATGTGACGCGTCACACTGACAGCAAATGCTGGACATGTTCTGAGTGTGGAAAAACTTTTGGCTTCAAGTCTATTTTGAAAAGTCATATGATTgtccacactggtgagaaaccttttgcctgctcactTTGTGGTCGAAAATTCTCTCAGAAggcaaatttaaataaacacacaagaagtcacactggtgagaaaccttttccttgctcagtttgtggcaaatGTTTCTCACTTAAGGAACAGTTAGTacgacacacaagaacacacactggtgagaaaccctTTGCCTGCTCACTATGTGGTCAAAAATTCTCTCAGAaggcaagtttaaaaaaacacacaagaactcACACTTGTGAGAATCCTTTTCCTTGCTTagtttgtggtaaaagtttCTCAGATAAGGAACGTTTGGTaagacacacaagaatccacactggtgagaaaccttatctctgctcaatttgtggtcaaaaattctCTCAGAAGACAaatttgaaaacacacacaagaacccacactggtgggAAACtttttccctgctcagtttgtggtaaaaattttAGACATAATGCAAGCTTAGAAGTACACTCAAGAgtccacactggtgagaaaccttttccctgctcagtaTGTGGTAAAAAATTTAGTCACAGTGCAAGATTAGAAATGCACTCAAGAgtccacactggtgagaaaccattTGCCTGCTCACTTTGTGGTCGAAAATTCTCTCAGAAGACAAATTTGAGAACACACACAAggacccacactggtgagaaacctttttcctgctcggtttgtggcaaaaaatttAGCCAGAATGCAAGCTTAGAAATGCACTCAAGAgtccacactggtgagaaaccattTGCGTGCTCGGTTTGTGGACGAAAGTTTGCTCAGAGGGGAGCGTTAAACgggcacacaagaacccacactggtaaaaaaacaatttgatggCTCATTTGAGGTGAAAAATTCATTGTGATTGCATTCTTAAAAATGCACTCAGGAAGCCATACTGGTGAGAAAAaatttgcctgctcagtttgtggggaaaaaaaagctaggaGGCACGAACGAGTGTGCTGGGAGAAGAGCAGTGATCAATGAAGCTTGGTATGATCttgtttttgcacttttatttaaaagatgCTGCAGAGTTCAAGTCTACCACTGAATAAATGACGTGTGTAGTATTTTGTATATCGTGACTTttcttcagaattttttttcggCTTGTAATCTCCCTGCCACTtaaaagcaatgtttttttttttttgtttgtttttttgtgaagtcCATGTCCAGCAAGCAAAGATTGATTGAAATTGACTTTGGAGAAACTTTGATTTTTTGTCGTGAGATGAAAAAGTGGACCCGAATGTGATCCTCAATAAAGTACAGCTGTTCAAACGCCTTCCTCTCCGTGATGTGCAGACACTCGTGGCCGACAATGAGGCGCTTTCAAGATGCCGTGGCAGCGGAGTGGGGGTGGGGCTCAAACTTGGGTTAGAAATTCAAATGATAGTttcaaggttagggtttcaattttttCAAGTTGGTGTTTTAAATTTACAGTTAGGCcctgttagggtttcaaagtaaggttttacAATAGTGTTGTGGTTTCAAAGTACAGATTTGCActaggattagcgtttcaaaagTGTTTAAAAGTAGGATTAGCAAAGTAGTGGTTTAAACCGGTGTTTCCCAACCCTGGTCATCGGGGAACATGTCCAGCCTGTTATTTATGTTTCCCTTCAGCACAGGTgcggattgttatcaggcttctccatagcccgctgattagctgatcattggaATCACCTGCGTGTGTTGGAATACGGAGACACGCTAAGCAGGCTGGATCGTGTTCTCGAGGACCGAGGTGGGAAACAACACTGCTTTGAAGCGTTCTGCCCTTCACAAGTTCATGCTTTGGAGTTTGTAATGCAAGTTAGACCGTCTAGTACacaggtgggcatcgaggggccggagtcctgcaggttttggatgtttcccttctccaacacagctgatatatatgatcggctcatcagcaagctctgcatgagcctgataacgatcctgttgattggaatcagcttgtgttgaagtgagaaacctccaaaacctgcaggactccgtccGCCTCTGGTCTCGCATGTAGCTTTAgagcgccctcttgtggccgctTTGTGTATTGATTTGCTGAGTAGAAAACTAATTCCAATGTTGGCGGCAGATCCtcctttgtttttgctttggacACGAACTGGCCGTAAGTACATGTGACGTCACGATAATACCACTGTCTAGTCGTTTTTGCTTCATGAATATTGTTATTGCAGACTGTTGAATATGCAATATAACTAGCTTGAGAGTGTGTCGTGTACAGTTGGCTCATGCCACATTTTTACgacgacctaaaaaaaaaagggggatggTCGGAGGCCATTGTTCGAATAAGCGACCCAAAAAGGAAACGAAGTCTGATTTTCGCTGTCCAGGGTCAGGTTttcaaaatgcaattttaaactagggctaggttttcaagaCTTGGATTAGGATGTCAATGTATTTTAAGCTATGGTTAAGGCATCGAatgattagggtttccaaaATTAAGGTCGAGGCGTGGCCGTATCTGCTTAAGCTTTTTGCAAACGTTTTCTCACCAataatacgatacgatacgatacgatatacttttattttccccgtggggaactttttcctggactccgtccagctgcagtttacagtaaggaaaaaaacaacagaatagagagagataattaaaataaataatacacacacactcctatatatataaatattgcaccacttagttaatgtcggttattaagcaatttgatggatgttcTTGTGTGTCATTTCCAGGCTCCCTTGACCGCCAACTGAGCACCGTCAACAGTTGTTTGAAGGCGGTGATGTCTGCCCGCTTGGGGCAGTCCATGCGAATGGGGAGGCTGTAGAGGTGAGTCCGGCGAGGGGTGCGACGACCTTGCAGTCGTCACGGATGAATCTCCTGTACAAGTTTGCGAACGCCAGGAAACTGTGGGAGGGACTTTCCATCTCAATCgggttcatttatttatttaggattacgcacacacattgccatccatccatttcccgaATTGCTTACCGagggatatattttttttttttaaccttgtgaAAAATACAGGGTAACCTACTTGTGACGTGAAATTTGGcatacatttgtcattttcccTTTCTGTATTGTTTATGATAcatcagtataaaaaaaaaagtatgctcaGTAGAGCGCAAAGGTATACCAAGTCTACTGTAATTAAATGTACGAGTCCCAAGCAGGTGTGatactttttttcaaatcatttatTGTCATGCCGTTACAACATTGAcattatttgacacattttcacataatagGCACGAGTATTTTCATCAAGCATGCAAAAGATCCCTAACAAGAGTGCGTCCTAACGTGCGTTCTTAAGTTTCCCCTACGAGAGAATTTTTGGCCGCaatctgagcaggcaaaaggtttctcacccgTGTGTGTTCTGGCGTGTCTATTTAAGACTCCCTTTGTAGAGAATCTTAGATCACAGAGCGAGCAGCTAAAAGGTTTCTCGCCCGTGTGCGTTCTTGCGTGCGTTTTTAAGATTCCCCTTTGAGAGAATCGTTGGCCACAAacggagcaggcaaaaggtctTTCTCCAGTGTGCGTCCTCGTGTGTGTTCTGAAGTGGACCTTCTGAGAAAATCTTTGTccacaaactgagcacacaaaaggtttctcacccgTGTGAATTCTTGTGTGTATCTTTAAATATTCTTTTGAAGAGAAGCGTTGACTACAACTTGAACAGGCAAAGGGTTTCtcgccagtgtgtgttcttgtgtgtatttttaagtaatCATTTGAAGAGAAGCTTtgcccacaaactgagcagcaAAAAAGTTTCTCACCACCGTGTGTTGCTGCGTGTTTTTTCAAGTTTCCTTGTGTCGAGAGAGTTTTCccgcaaactgagcaggcaaaagacTTCACGCCACTGTGCGTTTTTGTGTGCGTCCTTAAGTTTCCCTTATGAGAGAAGCGTTTATCACAATCCAAGCAGGCAAAGGGTTTCTCTCCGGTGTGGGAGATCAGATGTATTTCCAAAAGAGACTTTGAGACAAATGTTTTctcacactgagaacatttccagCGTTTGTTGTCAATGTGACACGtcacatcatcttcatcatcatcatcatcatccgttTGAGGACAGTTTGACGTTATGTCGTCGCTATCTGATAGCGGTGCTAACAAGCTATGTGATTGTAATTCATCACAGTGGTCGCCATCACTTTCTATTTTCGTGTGTTGGCTTGCGCTGCTGCTGGGAGGCTCCGCCCCTTTGCTGTCCTCACAACTGCATTCATCGTCACGCTTCAACCGGACACCAACCAACGGCCAATCTGTCAAATCCTCATTCCTAATGTATGGACACTCGTCGTCCTCCTCTTTGACGTGGGGGAGCTGCAGCTTCTCTTTCTCAATTTCAAGTagctcttcctctttaatgtcAGGCATGTCGGGTTCCTGCTGCTCAGGATGAAGATCTTTTTCACGGATGTCTGTAGGACAACAGAACAAGTTAAGTTAAGTCCGTGGTAAATTTGAAGGTGTGTATTGTTGATTGTTAAGGGTTATTGGAAATAATAAGAAATAAAGTTACAATATGTAAATGATTCGTTTGTAATGGTTGTTGCTGTGACCTTTCAGCTTGAAATTTGTGATGTTAGGAAATGACCATATTGGGCTTCCCGAGAGTTTAAAAAGTGTGAACCGTCAAACTCATTGGCTGTTAAAAGGGGCtacctttttaaatataaatatttttcctcCTGCTGCAAGTCGTCCACCGTTTTAGTATTTTCACACCATATTATCGACATCAGCTGTTAAACTTGTCaggaacaaaataataataatatatatatatatatataatttatatttatattgatatatatatccttaataatgataataattaacAAATATGAAGCTAGTAAATCTATGACAGTAAAGTGGTCAAGTCCGATTTGTTTGCATAATGTTAGTAATGGGTACTTTAGTTAGTATGATTTATTAGTGACGTATCTACTCGTattttacaacacacacactacgccacgaaaaaaatattgtagtaATGATGGATTCATGAGCAAATTCGTTTTTTAttataagatttttttaaaaaatatatttgtttaaaacttttgttgttgtatgatCCATATTATAGCCACACAGTTCACATTATTATGATCATCGTTATTCATTAAATATTATATGGGTACGTCGTTATACAGTAATAAAGTTTAAACGAAAAGTATTGACTAAAAAGTGACCAAACCTTTGAAGACAACTCGATTCTTGCAAACAGCGTCCATTAATTGACGTTGTCGCTCCTTCTCGTCTTCGGTTCCACAAAGTTCTTCCTCGTACTTTACTGTCTTTCTTGCGCACATTGTCAAACGATAATCACGGAACTTTATGCTCACATTTGATCTCTGCTCGGCTAAGTGTAAGCGCGTCGTTAGCGGCTAGCAAGATAAacttaagctaagctaagctaaaatgAGCAAGGCCGAGACGCTTCTACGTGTGCGGTGTACCGACACGAGTTTAAATGGACACGAAGTTTGAATGagtgatgttatttttattccagtaaaagtaTTTCGGCGAGTTCCATACGAATCCAGGACGAATGATTTAGCCAAGCATGTGCTGGCTACGTAAAAAAAGGCTAAATAGGGCACAAACAAACGTCAAATCTACGGCAACACCACTTGGACAAACTTTATATCGCGACACGCGACTTGACCGTCctgaaataaacaacaatccCCTAAACAATTTGTAGCTTAAAGATTTCTTATGATAGCAAGAAATTGGAATGACTAAGCAATCTTTTAATGTTTCCTCTTGAAGTAAGAGTACTTTTGAAAAAGACTcaagtaaaagcaaaaagtcATCCTCCAAATGATTTCTAAATCAAGATTAAACAGTAAAAGTATTTAGTTGAAAACTATGCAAGTgcagtactgagtaactgctttattattttgttatcaGCGCATGAATGTCAAATAgacagaaatgtaaaaaaagggGAATCTGCAAACCCATTTGAATAAATAAGCCATATTAAACGCGTTTTACGTAACACGATAAATGCGATCAAAATAACACGGcgtatgtttaaaaacaaacgtgACCCAGAGCATAaatgtcaaactccggtcctcgagggccgcaatCCTGCAGGTTGtgaatgtttcccttctccaacacagctgatacatgatcagctcatcagcaagctctgcatgaggCCGATagcaatcctgttgattggaatcagctcgTGATGGAAAAGGAAACCTCCAatttaaaacctgcaggaccagagtttgacacctaaTATGACCCGGAGCTTTACTCTCTTTACTAGTGCTTGTGCGCCACCCTACGTTGGAACAAATGAACTACATGTAAGACTGACTGAAATACGTGTACTGTGTTGCAATATGGTGACGTCGCTCAGAATGGAAGAACACTTGATGTCGCTCAATTCAACCTCACCaggaaccattttttttcccatcagcaCCAGCTTCACTTTACAAATCATGACAGTGACGTTTCTGCAATGTcagcatttattttgttttttaaagaacttAATTTACTTACACATCATTTACAGACAAATTCGAATTCCAGATATAAAACAAGCCAGACATGATTTACACAAAGACAAACAGTATGGTGGGCACGACATAATGTTCTGGCCAGTGTCACTCACTGTCTGGGCTTGCAAAGTCCAGCAAAGTCCAGCCGTCCCTCAGCAGGCGGCTTGATTGATCAAAGCCAGAATGGGTTCGACCTCTTAAGTTATTATTAAAGGCTCGTCCACGCTGCGGCTGCGCTGCATCTACTTTTTAACTCTCACATGATGGAGACATCTGCTAATCATCTCCTGGGGCTCCATCGTCGTTGCCCCGCAGGCCAATGCAAAAATATTAGCATATGCCAGCGTTGACAGGAAGGCAGGCAGATGTGCTCGCTCGGGAAATGATGCAAAAGAGCATTAGAAGACTCATTCTACAGGAAGGCAGTCGATATCGCAATCTTTTTGTGGCTCTCTTTCTACTTTCTGAGCATATGGCCAAGTTTAAATGCACACCTTCAATGTAATACCACGTTCTGCCACAACATGCCGTGGCAGCACAGAGTTGTACCGGATGCCGTTTAGTTAACAgtgagaagaagaagcagagaaAAATGATTGTGTTTGTATGATTGTCTATGCTAAATTCCGTTAGCCGATCAATGCTGTTTTGCATCCTATTATGTTAGAatgaagctagcagacttttatTAAACAAACTGATATGATTTGGTTGAATATTACAACTCTTTAACACATgcacgttgtgtgtgtgtgtgtgtgtgtgtgtgtgtgtgtgtgtgtgtgtgtttgttcaaTATTGTTGTAGTTTTGTActacaaaccaaaaaaaaaaaaagacaatatattcACCTACTGGACTGTTTGAGAAATACAACATTAAATTTACTGCATCTGTTATTGCTCTTACTTCTCTCGACATTTTTATCTCTAaagtgaagaaagaaagaaagaacgaaagaaagaaaatagcatTGTATTGCATTGCCAGAAGTCACATTTCCACAATATGGCCACCTGTAGATTATGACTTTGAAACAAATGTATATTGGACTCCGTTTTGGAACCGTTTTGCACAGCCATTGTTACTCTGAGTGTCACGTGGCCAGGTTGGTCTACCAAAAAGAGGATCTGGACTGCAAAATGTTGACAATGACATATAACAgtaagtgcatgtgtgtgtgtgtgtgtgtgtgtttgccgtGTAATAACAGTTATTACCAAAGCGCGTCCCTCGATGAAACCCCCTCGGATGCAACAATACACAAAGTGTACGTCCGACCCCAGCGGACGGGCGCGGTTGCGGTTGCGGTGGACATCCAACGGGGGCGCTGTGGTGACGGATTGATGGTGCTGCGCTTGGCACGACCGGTCCTGCAATCTCATTTTTATAACGCGATCTCTGCGGACACCCGACAATTATATCCCAACGGCACAATCGCTGCTCTATATGGTTTGATAGCATTTTTAACCTAGATTTAAAAAgtcacgattcaattccatTGTATTCATCTGAACCGTATGACTTTTCTCACTGCATTAGAAACGGCATCAATGGAGATGAGCATTATTCCTTCTGGGAGAAAAAGTGGTCAGGCAAACTTTTTGGGATTCACGTAAGCTGCAGCTTTGATGTGCTCGTCAAAGGAGCGTCACTGGCTTCCTTCAAGAAGACCACTTGTGCTCTCTTGTGTCTTTTGTGGCTCACGATGTGAAGATGAAGCCTGCGCCGCATTCAAGGACTGTTGCTATTCTAAAGCggcagggaaagaaaaaaaaaagaaatccaggCTGGCCATGTGTGCGTCTTTTAATTACGTTTTTCAAGTCAACCTTTAAACCCATGAATGGAAACACATCAAGGTAGACAAGTGGTTCATTTCATTCTGAGGTTCTTTTCTCGGACCCTCTCCTgttcccaaaacatgcatgttagcttcAATGACGACGGCACACAGTCCGCAGGTGCGAATGCTCGGTGTGTGCGCTCCAGGGTGACTTCACCTTCCTTtcacaagtgtgtgcgtgtccacAATGCTGCCCTCTGACCTCCAAAAGTTGTTATGTAAGTGTCAGCGTAAGGATGCAAGAtctggtattttttttgcacttgccAGAGTCGAGCACTTTTTTCCGGCACGGTTTGAAGTCTGACGCGTAGTCGAGGCGAAttcattcttgtttttattttctaggGTGCTTCGCAGTGGTGCAAACAGCACCCAGTCTGGAGCTTTTGCAAcatgaatttttattatttttagaaaaaagaaagaaatgattaGTAATCATAACAATGCAAAAACTGTTTGTTGCATACATTTGCAATGAATGGCGAAAAGTAGGAACTCTTTTTCTGACAGTGCTAATCAAATTACCCAATATTATGATGACATTATTATCTTATGATATTagcattttaataattttttttatcattaatattaaaatgattattgGGTTTTtgtataagatttttttttaatgaatacctTTTTGACACTGACAatcaaaattgattaaattgttaaaataagaatgagaatgaaatacagtatatttttgatttttgttgttgttgtgctgaAATATTGTATGCAGTATTATTATAATTGTAGATTTTTATACAGCGGTACAGACAGtcaaaatgtatcaaattgTGCTCATATAATAAATAGGGATGTGCGATGCCactacgagtactcaactcttgcgtaatcaccgataccaatatcaagtatcgataccactagtacttttcatatatacattttttgggggggggggggaatcccaATGGCAtgtctcatttctagttcctggtgTCAACACGTAAACATagccagtgtaaaaaaaaaaatcaccaccaATGTATTAAGTAATGCGTATTTCCTGGTTTTAAGTTCAACTTACACATAAGcagtaatgataataataataatactagcAACATTTGCAGCGCGCCAAAAAGATCACGAAGCCGCTCAGCTCCAGATGCGTCGACGGTCCGCCGAGGTCCGATGAGTGAGCGGGCGGATCCAGATGCATCATTTGAACCATCTCGGCGGCCGTATTTTCTTTTCATCCCGCGGGCTCGAGGACTTGATGGCGTCTATCGGCGATGTGGTGGCGGCAGGAGGAGCACAGAAGGCGCTTTTGGCCCGTCAACACATGCGGGAGTCTTCGGCGTGACTTTGGCCAGAGCAAGAAGTGAAAAGAAGTGAAAAGGCCGCGCTTTCATGTCGCGCTTTAAATGAAGCCTTTTGATGGACGCGCCAGTCAAGCGGGCCTCACTGAGTCCCCTTCATGGGTTCGAGGGCCCGGGCCCCGACACAGCTCCGCTGTTTTCATTCTCAAACGTGCGTGTGTCTCCTTCCGACCTGTTTGGATTTCTGCAGGAAGTTCACTTTGCGCCTCTACTGAGGTGTGACGCCGACTACGATATTAATGAGCTTTTGGATAGAAGGCCTCATTCAAAAAGGGTTGCCCGGGTTTGAGCCGAGCACGGTCCGACGTCCAAGACTGCAGTCTTTAG encodes:
- the LOC144063972 gene encoding uncharacterized protein LOC144063972; amino-acid sequence: MYARTTIKYEEELCGAQEENERQRRLLDADCEQPRAGLSKTDVIEKNLRPDIKEEASSKALRVKEEEDFTEFPVTGVHLMTEDGGHDEENKGVEPASSSSSQQHMTTEIDDGRPQQSQADSWLAPMSDSDDTSHSHHTDDNEQSEGDVTRHTDSKCWTCSECGKTFGFKSILKSHMIVHTGEKPFACSLCGRKFSQKANLNKHTRSHTGEKPFPCSVCGKCFSLKEQLVRHTRTHTGEKPFACSLCGQKFSQKASLKKHTRTHTCENPFPCLVCGKSFSDKERLVRHTRIHTGEKPYLCSICGQKFSQKTNLKTHTRTHTGGKLFPCSVCGKNFRHNASLEVHSRVHTGEKPFPCSVCGKKFSHSARLEMHSRVHTGEKPFACSLCGRKFSQKTNLRTHTRTHTGEKPFSCSVCGKKFSQNASLEMHSRVHTGEKPFACSVCGRKFAQRGALNGHTRTHTGKKTI
- the LOC144063974 gene encoding uncharacterized protein LOC144063974 translates to MCARKTVKYEEELCGTEDEKERQRQLMDAVCKNRVVFKDIREKDLHPEQQEPDMPDIKEEELLEIEKEKLQLPHVKEEDDECPYIRNEDLTDWPLVGVRLKRDDECSCEDSKGAEPPSSSASQHTKIESDGDHCDELQSHSLLAPLSDSDDITSNCPQTDDDDDDEDDVTCHIDNKRWKCSQCEKTFVSKSLLEIHLISHTGEKPFACLDCDKRFSHKGNLRTHTKTHSGVKSFACSVCGKTLSTQGNLKKHAATHGGEKLFCCSVCGQSFSSNDYLKIHTRTHTGEKPFACSSCSQRFSSKEYLKIHTRIHTGEKPFVCSVCGQRFSQKVHFRTHTRTHTGERPFACSVCGQRFSQRGILKTHARTHTGEKPFSCSLCDLRFSTKGVLNRHARTHTGEKPFACSDCGQKFSRRGNLRTHVRTHSC